A genomic region of Kribbella sp. NBC_00382 contains the following coding sequences:
- a CDS encoding SAM-dependent methyltransferase, whose protein sequence is MSDAKVSPSSVPVGVDTTRASIARVYDAFLGGKDNFEIDREVLRQVATVAPQVTDLAWSNRNFLIRACRFLAGQAGITQYLDCGSGLPTAENTHQVVQRLQPTAKILYIDNDPVVLAHGRALLEENDQTLFVSADIFKPDEVLDNPAVREFLDFSQPIALIQNGTMHHYLGDDGPDLIKRYADALAPGSYVVISHFLDPETPAHAKTARALEERFTHSPMGSGLFRTHVKIAEMFGDLEMVEPGLVLCDEWWPDGPRVRPLSQIEECIAGGIAKKN, encoded by the coding sequence ATGTCCGACGCCAAGGTTTCCCCGAGCTCGGTGCCGGTCGGGGTGGACACCACACGCGCCAGCATCGCGCGGGTCTACGACGCCTTCCTCGGCGGTAAGGACAACTTCGAGATCGACCGCGAGGTGCTGCGCCAGGTGGCGACGGTGGCCCCGCAGGTGACCGATCTGGCCTGGTCCAACCGCAACTTCCTGATCCGCGCGTGCCGCTTCCTGGCGGGTCAGGCAGGCATCACGCAGTACCTGGACTGCGGATCCGGTCTGCCGACCGCGGAGAACACGCACCAGGTCGTCCAGCGGCTGCAGCCGACGGCCAAGATCCTCTACATCGACAACGACCCGGTGGTGCTCGCGCACGGCCGCGCGCTGCTGGAGGAGAACGACCAGACCCTGTTCGTCAGCGCCGACATCTTCAAGCCTGACGAGGTGCTGGACAACCCGGCCGTGCGGGAGTTCCTCGACTTCAGCCAGCCGATCGCGCTGATCCAGAACGGCACGATGCACCACTACCTGGGCGACGACGGCCCCGACCTGATCAAGCGGTACGCCGATGCGCTGGCGCCGGGCTCGTACGTGGTGATCTCGCACTTCCTCGACCCGGAGACGCCGGCGCACGCCAAGACCGCACGGGCGCTGGAGGAGCGGTTCACCCACAGCCCGATGGGCAGCGGCCTGTTCCGCACCCACGTGAAGATCGCCGAGATGTTCGGCGACCTCGAGATGGTCGAGCCGGGCCTGGTGCTGTGCGACGAGTGGTGGCCGGACGGCCCGCGCGTGCGGCCGCTCAGCCAGATCGAGGAATGCATCGCCGGCGGAATCGCCAAGAAAAACTAG